The following nucleotide sequence is from Psilocybe cubensis strain MGC-MH-2018 chromosome 13, whole genome shotgun sequence.
ACGTTAGTTCCACACACCGGACTACCAGAAAACTCATGATATTTAACACCTAGCCTGTTGATGTTATGCCTCAGTGTATCGTGTGCACCTCTACTTGGATATATACGACTTACGTACAACACAGTGAGGACGCTAATCTTTAGCCAGCAGTTCCGTGGGCGCTTCTTCAAGCCATATCCAAACTTTCTTGCATTCAAGGAGGTCGACTAATATCTGGACGGGCTCAAAATCTACAAATTTTGAGGTGGGTTCCATTTTTTGTTCACTATATATGGCGCCTAATCCGTTTTACTAGTACCTCTAGTAACCACTATAATTCAATTGTTTACGACGTAGCTAAACTTTACCCACAAGGATGGTGCATAACTTCGAGCAATTTTCCGGTGTTCCCCGAAAACATCGCGTCACCTAAAAGACATTCGCCTCAGGGAATAGGGGTATGCACAATCGGGAAGACCATTGTTGCTCACTTGTCTTTACGAGAAGACGACAGAGCGCTACAATATGCATAGGTACCGCgtgttttttctttacagGATGGAGATATCTGCCTATGGAGAGGGACAAGCGAGATCGTCAATCAATCCATGGCAAGAGGTAAAAAAATTATCAGGCCCGTGGAATTGTCCGGTTTTTATGTGAATGCCAAGTATGAAGCGGAATTCAGGGAGTACCGAGGAAAACTGTTCCCTTATGATAAGCTACTTGTGTTTAGATAATTTCCACTAGTCTCAACTTCCAATTGAGACAAATGATGGGGTTTTGTTGAAAAACATTTCAATATCAGTAGCTATGTCTATCACTTATGAAAAAAGAGTGAAAAGGTGCCCGGAAAGAGGAAATATGTAGACTACACTGGAAATTACCCTCGGAGCCGTACTAGCAAGAACCGCCGATCTGAGAAATTAAGACTCTGAAAATATCTATCACTGCTACCCAGTCAAAAAATCCCCTTGCGGTCAGAAAAAATTCTTGAAACAAAGATACTCAGTACAGCCCAATGTAAGGCGCAATGTAACTCATACATCTAAAGGATTAAATGTTCTGGACTTGGACGTTTTCGACGTTATGGTAATGACGTTATGACATTTTGTAGTGTGGATTTTAGCCGGACCTCCTTTCAACTGCAAAAAGAGCTTGAAACAGGGAATGTAGACTCAACAATTGCCAAATGCGAATTCATCGGCAACTAATTTTACAGCTGGTTAACACGGTACTTGATGTTATGTTGAGTACCCGACAGTACCCGTATTGCAGATCTATAAATAGAACACGCGCGAATTAGAACGATTGGGATAAAACCCGTCGGTGAAGAGCAAACGAGATTTATTACAGTAAGTTAAGTATCAAAGCTGTTTTATACCACGCAAAAAGGAAGATCCAATTGTGTTTCAAAATCTTTTAAGGAAGCTAGAATCtatgaaaagaagaaagcatCCCAAAAGTAAGTCACAGTAAAGGCTGAACAATCACTAGCCAGAAATCGGTTTAACGTACATTATGACGATAGTCCCCATGGAACGTCAATATCTCAGGATTGATATCCTGCGATATAGTTCAGTGTAAGTCCCACACATATCTGTTGGGTCTTCCTAACTTGGTTCGAACCGATGATCGGGTTCGCAGTTTCCAGGTTGTGAGCCTCAGGATTCTTTCTGGAAGATACGTAGCTTTGCCAGTTTTAAAGCATATAAAAGCGAGCTGAAAATCTCTCAAGTCACTCATTAGCAAAACTTTCCTCTTCAGCATGACTCGCGACCTTCGTTGGCCAATTCCTACCTGCCCTCAGGGACTCACCAGCAAAACCTTCAAGCCACCTCCTATGGCCCCTTACATGAACCTTCCAAACATATTTGACTGGCATTTGCAGAATAGTCCTCAACATCCATTCTATGTCTACAGCAAAGGTGCTAACTCCAAGGATAACAGTATCACCACTGTTACATGGGGGGAAGCTGTTAAAATCATTTATCGTATAGCGGGCATAGTGTCCACTGCTGTAGGCCCAGAAAAGGAAAATGCCCCTAAGCCACTTGTTGGAATGTACTGCTCACTTGGTAATGTCATGGTTTCTACGTTTACTCAATATTACTGATTGATCAATAGAGAGTTTGACATATATGCTTACTGCGATGGGCGTTATTTGCGCCGGCTACACTGTAATTCTGCTCTCGGATAAAGCATCCCCTGCTACACTCGAGCACCTCATCGTTGAGAGCGGCGTAGCTCACATTCTCACGAATGCAGACGACGAAATTTTGGCTTCTCGACTATCCAATGTCCGGGAAAAACTCAAGCACGGTGTTACCGTTTCCACCATCCCATCTTGGTCTGAAATCTCCGGAGAGGGCGAGACATGTACACCTAAATTTGTTGAGCCTCGACTGGATGACGTATATTTGATTGTTCACTCTTCAGGCTTGTACCACACCATAACAATTTTGGCAACTAACTTACGGTCAATCAATAGGTTCTACAGCACTACCAGAGCTGAATCGATGGACTCATGGCATGATCTATAATCTCATGTGGAGCCCTTGTACGTATTCGTTTAACTATTGTCGTGTCTGGGCGTCCTTTCTCAGTGGTGTGTCTTCCAAAGGGTTTGGAGATAGGGAAATCTGTGGCGAGATCATGTCGACATGCTCTATTCCTATGGGTGGATTATCGGTTTTAATGCAAACATTACTTGGAGTTAGTTATTCGAGTTTCATTCTGTAATATGATACGTACTGACGTGTAATTGAATAGGCATGCAGCGGACTTATTACTGCAGGATTTCCACCATTAAACCGTAAACCAGAACCTACTTTAGAGAATGTTTGGAATACGCTGATAGTCACTGGATCCACATTCGGATACCTTCCCCTCCCATACCTAGCGGTCAGAACAGTTTTACTTTTTATAAATGACTCAGCTTACTCTTCCAACAGGTCTGGTCAGAGCAAGACGACAAGGTTCAAAGGTTATCCGAACTCAAAGGCGTTGTACGTGGGGCGTTGACTTCCTGAACTTAAACTGACCATTATTGTTAGTTGTTTGCTGGTGCTCCACTGTCTAAAGAGGTTGGAGACAAACTGGCCGCGAAAGGAGTGAATCTTATCTCTTTCTACGGCTCGTGAGTAAACATTGTTACAGACTATCGCCTTACAAATGCTTATTGAAGCATGAATTTTTAAAGTTCCGAGGCCGGGCAAATTGTCAGGGCCTTTAGACACAGTACGAAACAGTCTATCAGATCAGTACTAATCTTCTAATTATTATTTCAGAACACGCCGGAATGAACTGGGAATGGTTCGAATTCAATCCTCTTATTAATCCTTCACTTCGCAACGTTTCCGAAGACGGCGTCGGAGAGTTGGTACTAAAGGTACTTTAAATACATCAAGTATAGCCAAAACATCACTAACTGTACATAGTTTGGCCCGACACACAGAGCTACCAGATCGAATTGCACTGTGGATGATCTACCTGCATATGCTACAGGTGACATTTTGGAGCCCCACCCGACGATTCCACGCCTTTGGAGATACGTTTCACGCGTATCGGATCAAGAGACCATAGGTGCCAATGGACCGAAGGTATGTGGCACTCTGAAAAATTCTCAATCCACTCAACCAAAATTAAAACGATATTCAGGTCAATGTCGTGGCTATGGGTAAGAAGTTTTTTTAAGGATTATTAGGCTCACTAACTCACTCGATACATATATCGATAGCTCGAATTTTGATGACAGACCCACTCATCTCAGGAGCTGTGTTATTCTGTCACAGCGTTGGGGACTTGACCGTAATCGGAGTAATTATCGAGCCTGCAATTGAAAACCTCGTCACCCTCGACTCTGTCCGAGAATTCAAAAATGACATATGGAAAGTCATAACTTCTCTTGTAAATTCACAGCTCACCTTACTAAGTAACCTTTCTTCAGGCCGACTATCGAGAAGTACAATACTGTAGTCCACGTCCCGGCTAGGATATACAAACGAGTCAGTGAATATGCATTTATCGGTATATTGTGGTATTCATTGTCCCTCCCTTTATAGAATATCATCATAGCGTCGCCGCAAAGACCCTTTATCTATGGTGACAAGGGAATGCCTCGACGTAAGGATGTGATCAGAGCCTATAGTGCTGAGATAGAGGATCTACTTCTTTGATTTTGTAGAGCTGTGATTAAACGTCACATACAACGATATTTCTGGGAGGTATTTACATACCATAACTTTATGTACAAATCAAAATAGTGATATATACGCCGGGTGTAATTGACAAGAATTTGAATAAAGAGGCGTCGTATGACCATGATGATCAGTTAATGAATGCTAAGATAATAATCTGAGGCAACGTACGTTTAAAGCTGGAATAAAAAATTGTTTAGACTATCCAATTCCTGTTCAAGCCACAAACATAGCACTGAAAGAATTCACAATTGATTTCAAGTCAACTCAGTTTTCGATTTTTATCGGTATTTACGATCCGCTTTTAAATTGAGAGTCCGATTCAATGTCCGATAGGACGTGGCAAATATTCTTTCCTTCTCATCCAACATCCTGTTAATGAAGCACTACCCTGTATTGCATCACTTCTCTTTTCCTGCCTTGTATATACTGAAATTGGAATTGGTTTCTCTCATGCATTCCTCCGGCTCTTAGACAAAACTCTAAACAAACCTGAGAAAACCTCTCCAATCAGACGCCACGACCGGGATACTCAATAGCCGAGCTTTACACACAGGAGAATGGTCTACAAACTTCTTCACTCAGTATCACTTCGAAGTTCTCGACTTTCTATACCATGACATCGCTATCTACAACGGGGAAGGTGGCCCTTACCAACTACATCGTACGCTGTTCCGTACAGTTTGAAGAAACATGAGCTTGATCGACGGTCTAGAAAGAGACGCTTCAATCGAAGACAATCCCGGGGTTTGTCCTAGGGGTGTCCAATATTAACGAGGAAATATTCTTCGAAGGAGGAGGTTCGAGAATTGTCGATGATATCGAAAGTGGCGAAATCACCCCTGATAGCATCTTTTGGATATGCAGTCAAACTAAAATGATTACAGCGGTGCGTTATCAATCGAATAATCTTCATAACTAGGATTACTGACTATCCGAATCAGCTAGCTGTATTGAAGTTGATTGAGAATGGGACAATCTCGTTGGATACACCTGTCGGTAACTTCATCCCTGAATTCCGGAATCCCATTATAGTCGACAAAACCTCCACCCGAAATACAACTTTCCGGCCGGCGAAGACAGTGGTGACCGTCCAACATCTGCTTAATTTTTCCAGTGGATTGTTTTATCCTGTAGTTCGGGACAACTTAACAGGGTTGTCAGAGGGCTATTTCTCGAAGGAAATGCATGCGGCATCTGATCCACGTTCTCACTTTTTTAGCATACTCATTGTACGTTTACTACTAAGAAGCTCTTCATGACAACTTAGCTTTGATTCTCTAGGGAGACCTTCCGGCTCTACCTTTAAAGTTTGAGCCCGGGACCGACTGTAAgtcatttccttttttgttcCGTTCATCATACATTTACTCTCCGCAAGTCGTATATGGATGGAGCTCTGATGCACTGGGTTTCATTGTCGAAGAGGTTTCAGGATGTACTTTGGAAGAGTTTTGGTGAAAAAACTATCTCTCTGTTATCTTCATTTTCCTAATTTCTCGCTTTTTCGCAGCAAACAACACATATTCAAGCCACTGGGAATGGAAACCTCCTTTTATTTAACAGACAAATTGCGTAAACGCATGGTTGACCTCACTTATCGCCAACGTGACGGGACACTTAGCCCATGGAATGGTCAACTCAACATAATCGAACAGGACCCCGCCAAAGGTATTGGATGATGTTCATGTGTTTCTTgttattttatttattcgCCCAGTTCGACTGCACCTAGGAGGAGTGGGTATGTACAGCTCCATGAGAGATTATCTCAAACTTCTCCGTCATTTATTGCAAATCCATGGTACGCTGGTTAAATTTCCCACTCCTTGATACGTGGGCGCTAATCGTGCCTTTCAGCTGGGCAACCTGTCGAAAGCCCTATTCTTAAACAAGAGACAGTCCATCAAATGTTTATTCCAGCACTTACTGATAAAGGTTCCAAATCGATATCGGATCTAGTCATGGTACCGAGTTTGCAATGGGGTACAACAATGGCAATTACTACCGAGGACTGGCCAGGACGACGCAGGGCAGGGTCCGTTTTCTGTAAGTGGACATAACTGAGCTCAGACGTGGTACCTCATACCTGACATGCCCTTTCATCATGGATAGGGGGTGGATGGGCGGGAACATTCCATTTCATTGACCCAACAAGTGGCATCGCCGTGGTATTTGGCATACAAATTGTTCCAACTGCAGACATGGAAGCACTTAAGGTCTGGTCCAAACTCGAGGCATTGATATACGCTGCCTTGATTCCCGAAACTCCCAAACCGAATCTTTGAGATATATAATAAAGTACGGTTTGAGTATCAACTTTAAATCCAATTGTCATCTTCTCGACAATGCTTTAGCCGAACATGTCGCTTCATTGCAAATATGAtcaacatcttcaacaaattgGACTGAAAGGGATATGGCCAGAGGTCATCAGTGACTAGGACCCCTTCTTCGGCAGTGCCTTGAGGCGCGTCATGCCCTACACGCATGCTTCCTAGAAAGGAGTGATCGAACCGACAGATATGGTCTTTCTGACACGAGCTAACGAGGTGGACTTTATCTGTCGGCATGCCTGGAAACAGCCTTGAGTATATTGACTTGAGCTAAAAAGTCGCATACAGGGCACCTACCGCGTGTATGGTTCTAACACGATGGTGAGGTCATACCCGAGGTCCTTTTGGATAACATTCGTCCCATTGCAACCCTCCTGTTCTTGAGTTTATCTCATCCCCACGTCCACCTTTGCCCTGCAGTATTGCATACCTTTCTGGCAGCGATATCATTTCCCCTTACACGCCTACTAAAACGACTATCTGACTAGGGCACGTTTGACATCTTGTCTATGGATTCCACCTTCATCGCAGCAGCTGGTGCACGGGGTGTTGAAAGGAACGGCATGGTTACAGGACTTGAGCACAGTCCATATGCTGTTTTGGCCGTTGCTGGTGCCCGTGTTTACCATACCAAACTGAATGTCAAGGATAGCCAGTGGATATATTCCCGCTGGAAGGGAACATTAACATTCGGAAGGGACGTCGATGATCCAAATTCCGTCACCCAAGATATCAGTGAGACGGAGAGACACTGGTTCAGGCTCGCAGACGACGAGACGGGCAGGACAGTGTGGATGTTCAAGTTTCCGGAAAACTTTGAATATTCCGTGGATCGCCCGTTCTTCCACGTATTTCAGGGCAGGGTAAGCCACATCTGTGCAAGGCTCTGAACAACGCATCCGTAAAGCTCACTGTTTTATAGACCCGAACATATGGATTTCTCTTcaacgatgacgacgaggcGTCTGTCTTCGGAAGAAAAGTGATGGGGAGGCTTTCTAGCGGTCGTGGGTCATTCTCACTCAAAGCTCGACACATATGGGCTAATCTTCTTCAAACGCACGTCGTAGAACCTGTTAGAAAGTCGCGAAGCCCTGGCAAATTGAGTGGCTCGAATAGATCGAAGTCTCTCACAGGGTCTATTTCGCGTTCGCTTATTTCCTCTCCCGCGCCCCAATCATTCAAGCATATCGCCCACGTTGGTGTAAATAAGGACGGCCTTTTTGAGGCCTCAAAGGATCTAGACAGCGCATGGAAGATCATGCTGGAAGATCTTCAAGGACACGGAGTCAGTGACGCAATTGTTGTCCGCCAGAGCAACTTTGTTGATGGCTTTTGGAAGGAGGTAGAAGCCATCCGAATGGTCGAGGGGTCCTCGGTAGAAAGATTTGATTGTAAGTGTTTTAATTTATGATTGAAATTGTTCATTGTAATAATTCTATTGTCTATGGATTAGTGAAGGACGTTTCCAGAAATATCGCTACAGTTACGGCATTATGAGGAGGAATGAAGGATGGGAAGGCTGTACTATATAAGATGTAGTGTACGATTATTTTGAATGGTGGGATGCTTCTGGGTATCCCGTAGCAGGTCTATAGGAATGCCATGGTATGTTAACTTAGAATCGAGTAATGTCACGCCCAAATATCCCTGTTAACGAATTCCGCAGAGAGTGAGTGATAATGTATACATATCAAGTGGTTTTGAACTTACAGTTTAGGAACCTAAGCATGGGCGCCAAATCAAGGTCAGT
It contains:
- a CDS encoding Adenylate-forming reductase Nps10 encodes the protein MTRDLRWPIPTCPQGLTSKTFKPPPMAPYMNLPNIFDWHLQNSPQHPFYVYSKGANSKDNSITTVTWGEAVKIIYRIAGIVSTAVGPEKENAPKPLVGMYCSLESLTYMLTAMGVICAGYTVILLSDKASPATLEHLIVESGVAHILTNADDEILASRLSNVREKLKHGVTVSTIPSWSEISGEGETCSTALPELNRWTHGMIYNLMWSPWFGDREICGEIMSTCSIPMGGLSVLMQTLLGACSGLITAGFPPLNRKPEPTLENVWNTLIVTGSTFGYLPLPYLAVWSEQDDKVQRLSELKGVLFAGAPLSKEVGDKLAAKGVNLISFYGSSEAGQIVRAFRHKHAGMNWEWFEFNPLINPSLRNVSEDGVGELVLKFGPTHRATRSNCTVDDLPAYATGDILEPHPTIPRLWRYVSRVSDQETIGANGPKVNVVAMGKKFF